A window of the Streptomyces sp. NBC_01351 genome harbors these coding sequences:
- a CDS encoding DUF3631 domain-containing protein has translation MTEPTPSTPSHSIAPTTWPAVAVPGQPGAHLHDEQDWQPNAATQSPAEPMPPAAPVIPASEGAAILDELRTTIRRYVVMPSEEALTAATLWAAATHLQTVWQHAPRLAVVGPAKRCGKSRLLEVLIEAVHDPLITVNASAAAIFRSIGDANPPTLLVDEVDTIFGSAKVAEKNEEMRGLLNAGHQRNRPTLRVSGPNHDVQKFSTFAMAALAGIGDLPDTIMDRSVVIRMRRRADAEKVTAWRYGRDDLKVRALRERLAAWLTSVRDEAIALEPKLPVDDRAADTWEPLISVADLAGGRWPMIARTACKAMTDYESGRDQDGGLKIRILTDIRKAFASVGNPTALRTADLLNFLNADPEAPWAEISSAGLTPLKLRALLTDYGISSGNRRFPGGNQAKGFTLAQFTDAWTRYCPPERPAPEAAPATGA, from the coding sequence ATGACGGAACCGACCCCGAGCACGCCATCCCACAGCATCGCTCCCACCACCTGGCCGGCGGTCGCTGTGCCCGGCCAGCCTGGCGCCCACCTGCACGACGAGCAGGACTGGCAGCCCAACGCGGCCACTCAGTCCCCCGCCGAGCCGATGCCTCCCGCCGCCCCTGTGATTCCGGCCTCGGAGGGGGCGGCGATCCTGGATGAGCTGCGGACCACGATTCGCCGCTACGTGGTCATGCCCAGCGAGGAGGCTCTGACTGCCGCCACGCTGTGGGCGGCGGCCACGCATCTGCAGACGGTGTGGCAGCACGCCCCGCGCCTGGCGGTGGTCGGTCCCGCGAAGCGGTGCGGGAAGTCGCGGCTGCTGGAGGTCCTGATCGAGGCGGTCCACGATCCGCTGATCACGGTCAACGCATCTGCGGCGGCGATCTTCCGCTCGATCGGCGACGCGAATCCGCCCACGCTGCTGGTGGACGAGGTCGACACGATCTTCGGGTCGGCGAAGGTCGCGGAGAAGAACGAGGAGATGCGCGGCCTGCTCAACGCGGGCCACCAGCGCAACCGCCCCACCCTGCGCGTGTCCGGCCCGAACCACGACGTGCAGAAGTTCTCTACCTTCGCCATGGCCGCCCTGGCCGGCATCGGGGACCTGCCCGACACGATCATGGACCGGTCCGTGGTCATCCGCATGCGCCGCCGCGCCGACGCCGAGAAGGTGACCGCCTGGCGCTACGGCCGCGACGACCTGAAGGTCAGGGCACTGCGGGAGCGGCTCGCGGCCTGGCTGACCAGCGTCCGCGACGAGGCCATCGCCCTGGAGCCCAAGCTCCCGGTCGACGACCGCGCCGCCGACACCTGGGAGCCGTTGATCAGCGTCGCCGACCTTGCGGGCGGACGCTGGCCGATGATCGCCCGCACGGCGTGCAAGGCCATGACGGACTACGAGTCCGGGAGGGACCAGGACGGCGGGCTGAAGATCCGCATCCTGACCGACATCCGCAAAGCCTTCGCCAGCGTGGGCAACCCGACGGCCCTTCGGACCGCCGACCTGCTGAACTTCCTCAACGCCGACCCTGAGGCGCCATGGGCCGAGATCAGCTCCGCCGGGCTCACCCCACTGAAGCTGCGGGCCCTGCTGACCGACTACGGCATCAGCTCCGGCAACCGCCGCTTCCCCGGCGGCAACCAGGCCAAGGGCTTCACCCTCGCGCAGTTCACCGACGCCTGGACCCGGTACTGCCCGCCGGAACGACCCGCCCCCGAAGCAGCACCCGCCACCGGCGCGTAA